In Zingiber officinale cultivar Zhangliang chromosome 6A, Zo_v1.1, whole genome shotgun sequence, a single genomic region encodes these proteins:
- the LOC121995466 gene encoding putative disease resistance RPP13-like protein 1, producing MAMIPDFLVTRYLTKLTDFLEGEICKVLGVKEEIKKFKRRLERLSPYLQDAEQKRHQDNRVNTWLRDLKGIVYDAEDIIELCTLHGGSELMSLQPSSSTLVSRPFTLLASCFACTKFRHEIAVSFERLNDRLKEIKDDSEIIAGLVPLMSHQWSQDHPTSQRLTTSLEVKADIVGAKIENDAQTLIRMILKHDHKHNGVFGIVGMGGIGKTTMAHKIVHDERIKNNFPTRIWICVSKNYTRIELLKEILKQAKGSDNGTQSIEELEFKLVGALVNRFFLVLDDVWSVNAWTDVLRNPILIAKSNGIILITGRHKTVMEDLRASYIHHVQRMNKDDGLELFHKVLFEDEKNEDPDLDEMAAKIVSKCDGLPLAIKVIAGMLISKKRTRREWERVLESDLWRMRDKEDELPAALYLSYEDLSSVLKQCFLCCASYIGISYRTDLVRLWIAEGLIHVPNGGLMEEVAEDYYKELVMRNLLHLDPRYSDEIRYSMHDLLRALGTNLIGDEALVIRDGRVAGTNPNPLTKIRRLWMSSKGDTLRLPGAVLEQKSLRVLQLYDCPETKTIEDEAAALPALKNLRVLDVCETQIERLPDFIFTNLLLLRYLDLDRTMIHEIPESIGRLANLQILNISGCTSLRNLPKAVTSLGMLRCLRVRGTPLTHLPRGMGSLTNLNHIEGFVVGHGDFPTNADVGCDMEELRSLSNLRFLSACKLERATSMAGPSVLENKPLLRHLSLLWTNRKQGDDGKKEAAEKTCSGLLPPSSLEELTLHNFPGRRFPNWMMSGTSFPHLEFLILCNFPCCTELPPLGQLPRLKFLKIEEASAVRKVGPEFLGICFPQAVAFPRLEVLKFTGLPNWEEWTLYAASVEVGDIQERSMNLFPRLERCTFTGCPKLRGLPESIYCAARLKTVVVSTSDQLSEVEFRRREIMEMDDCPDLFLARDSTELPHWLLDRIDKEKDEKNSVLPSRTVITVKANVIIIQQNRRVDAV from the coding sequence ATGGCGATGATCCCAGACTTCCTTGTCACCAGATACCTCACAAAACTAACAGATTTCCTTGAGGGAGAGATCTGCAAAGTGCTCGGCGTGAAGGAAGAGATCAAAAAGTTTAAAAGGAGATTGGAAAGACTCAGCCCCTATCTTCAGGATGCCGAGCAGAAGAGGCACCAAGATAATCGAGTGAATACTTGGTTGAGGGACTTAAAAGGCATAGTCTACGACGCCGAAGACATCATCGAACTCTGCACGCTTCATGGTGGCAGCGAGTTAATGAGCCTTCAGCCATCGTCTTCTACACTAGTAAGCCGTCCCTTCACCCTGCTTGCTTCTTGCTTTGCATGTACCAAGTTCCGCCATGAGATTGCTGTGAGTTTTGAAAGACTTAATGATAGACTGAAAGAGATTAAAGATGATAGCGAAATAATAGCAGGATTAGTGCCCTTAATGAGCCATCAATGGTCGCAAGATCATCCAACAAGTCAACGTTTGACCACTTCTTTGGAGGTTAAGGCTGATATCGTAGGGGCCAAGATTGAAAATGATGCACAAACTCTCATCCGCATGATACTCAAGCATGATCATAAACATAATGGCGTGTTTGGGATAGTTGGCATGGGTGGTATTGGCAAGACCACTATGGCTCATAAAATTGTCCATGACGAACGAATCAAGAATAATTTTCCAACGCGTATATGGATATGTGTGTCCAAGAATTACACTAGGATAGAGCTACTCAAGGAAATATTGAAGCAAGCAAAAGGAAGTGATAATGGAACTCAAAGCATAGAAGAACTTGAATTCAAACTTGTTGGTGCTTTGGTTAACAGATTCTTCCTCGTGCTTGATGATGTATGGAGCGTGAATGCGTGGACAGATGTGTTGAGGAATCCTATCCTAATTGCAAAGTCCAATGGTATAATCTTAATCACGGGTAGACATAAAACGGTTATGGAGGACTTGAGAGCCAGCTACATCCACCATGTTCAGAGGATGAACAAAGATGATGGATTGGAATTATTTCACAAGGTCCTATTCGAAGACGAGAAGAACGAGGACCCTGACCTGGATGAAATGGCGGCTAAAATCGTTAGCAAATGCGATGGGCTCCCTTTGGCAATCAAGGTGATAGCAGGAATGCTGATTTCGAAGAAAAGGACAAGGAGAGAGTGGGAAAGAGTCCTGGAAAGTGATCTATGGAGAATGAGAGACAAGGAGGATGAACTGCCAGCAGCCTTATACTTGAGCTATGAGGATTTGTCATCCGTTCTCAAGCAGTGTTTCCTCTGCTGTGCTTCTTACATTGGCATATCATATCGCACTGACCTCGTCCGGCTTTGGATTGCTGAAGGCTTGATCCACGTGCCAAATGGTGGATTGATGGAAGAGGTGGCAGAGGATTATTACAAAGAACTAGTTATGAGAAATCTTCTTCATCTCGATCCAAGATATTCAGATGAGATTCGCTACTCCATGCACGACCTTTTGCGAGCTCTCGGTACTAATTTGATCGGAGACGAAGCACTTGTGATCCGTGATGGCCGAGTTGCAGGCACGAACCCAAACCCCTTAACAAAGATTCGTCGACTGTGGATGTCGAGCAAAGGAGACACGCTAAGGCTTCCTGGTGCAGTTCTTGAGCAGAAGAGTCTGAGAGTCTTGCAACTTTACGATTGCCCTGAAACAAAGACAATCGAGGACGAGGCAGCTGCACTCCCAGCATTAAAGAATCTTCGAGTGCTGGATGTGTGCGAAACGCAGATTGAACGTCTTCCAGATTTCATCTTCACGAATCTGTTACTTCTGAGATACTTGGACCTTGACCGAACGATGATACATGAGATACCTGAATCCATAGGGCGCCTTGCGAACCTGCAGATTTTGAACATCTCCGGGTGCACGTCACTGCGCAACCTTCCTAAAGCCGTCACGAGCTTGGGTATGCTCAGATGTCTGCGAGTTCGAGGAACACCGTTAACTCATTTGCCCAGAGGAATGGGAAGCTTGACAAACCTTAATCACATCGAAGGATTCGTCGTCGGCCATGGTGATTTTCCGACCAACGCGGACGTCGGGTGTGACATGGAAGAGCTGCGGTCTCTGTCCAATCTCAGATTTCTGAGCGCCTGTAAGCTGGAAAGGGCAACATCAATGGCCGGACCCTCGGTGCTCGAGAACAAACCACTTCTCAGGCATCTGTCTTTGTTATGGACGAATCGAAAACAGGGAGATGACGGCAAAAAAGAAGCGGCTGAGAAGACATGCAGCGGACTGCTTCCTCCGTCGAGCCTGGAGGAACTTACTCTCCACAACTTCCCAGGCCGGCGATTTCCTAACTGGATGATGTCGGGGACTTCGTTTCCTCACCTCGAATTCCTGATTCTCTGCAATTTCCCCTGCTGCACGGAGCTCCCGCCTCTGGGGCAGCTGCCTCGGCTGAAATTCCTGAAGATCGAAGAAGCGTCGGCGGTAAGAAAGGTCGGGCCTGAGTTTCTCGGCATCTGTTTCCCTCAAGCCGTGGCATTTCCAAGACTCGAAGTCCTGAAATTCACGGGCTTGCCGAATTGGGAAGAGTGGACGTTGTACGCTGCGTCCGTGGAGGTCGGAGATATACAAGAAAGAAGCATGAATCTGTTTCCAAGATTGGAACGGTGCACATTTACAGGCTGCCCAAAGCTCAGAGGACTTCCGGAGAGCATCTACTGCGCCGCCAGACTGAAGACTGTCGTCGTTTCTACCAGCGATCAGTTGAGTGAGGTTGAATTCAGAAGGCGAGAGATAATGGAAATGGACGATTGCCCTGATTTGTTCCTCGCACGGGACTCCACTGAACTCCCACACTGGCTTTTGGATCGTATCGACAAGGAAAAGGACGAGAAGAACAGTGTGCTGCCTTCCCGTACGGTCATCACGGTGAAGGCAAATGTAATCATCATTCAGCAAAATCGACGAGTAGACGCCGTCTGA